Proteins from a genomic interval of Arvicola amphibius chromosome 10, mArvAmp1.2, whole genome shotgun sequence:
- the Rflna gene encoding refilin-A, protein MVGHLHLQAMGDTREQSRDGLLDSPDSGLPPSPSPSPPFYALSPGTLEARATTEPPGPNEAPAATSLFQSPPAQEMRPRLLPVFFGESIKVDPEPAHEIRCNSEVTYASERYFRDKIFYAPVPTITAYSETIVTAPNCTWRSYRSQLTLEPRPRALRFGSTAIIFPKLARSSFRTTLHCSLGQPRHWFSSSLQLQWCGDAVPSSHSPDVL, encoded by the exons ATGGTGGGTCACCTGCATCTGCAGGCCATGGGGGACACGCGGGAGCAGAGCCGCGACGGCTTGCTGGACAGTCCCGACTCGGGACTGCCCCCCAGTCCCAGTCCTAGCCCGCCTTTCTACGCCCTGTCGCCGGGCACCCTGGAAGCCCGTGCCACCACCGAACCCCCAGGACCCAATGAGGCGCCAGCG GCCACTTCCCTCTTCCAAAGTCCCCCAGCCCAGGAGATGAGGCCCCGTCTGCTGCCTGTATTCTTTGGAGAGAGCATCAAGGTGGACCCCGAACCTGCGCATGAAATCCG CTGCAACTCTGAGGTCACCTACGCCTCAGAGAGGTACTTCCGCGACAAGATCTTCTACGCTCCAGTGCCTACAATCACAGCCTACAGTGAGACCATAGTGACAGCACCCAACTGCACATGGCGCAGCTACCGCAGCCAGCTGACCCTGGAGCCTCGCCCACGTGCCCTGCGGTTCGGAAGCACGGCAATCATCTTCCCCAAgctggcccgcagctccttccGCACCACGCTGCACTGCAGCCTGGGCCAGCCACGCCACTGGTTCTCCTCCAGCCTGCAGCTGCAATGGTGTGGGGACGCcgtgcccagttcccacagccctgATGTACTCTGA